The window TGGGCTTGCACCTCATAAAAGAAAAAATTACTTTGCTTATTACTTCTTTCTCAAACCTAAATAGCACACATTTTTTGCCATTATGCCCAGGATGACAAAAACCTAAATATCCGTAGACTCTAGTTCACGCAAATAATTTTCCAAAATAACAACGGCGGCCATTTTATCGATTACTTTTTTTCGTTTGGCCCTGCTAACGTTAGCTGCGATAAGCCTCTCTTCAGCTTCTGCAGTTGAATAGCGTTCGTCGTAACTTTGCACTTCAAGCTGGGGAAGCGTTTGATTTATGAAAGCCCTCAGTTTTTCTTGCAGCTGCTCGATGCCCAATGCACTCTTTCCTTTTTGGCCTTCAGCATCAAGAGGACTTCCTACAATTATTTTTTTCACTTCATATTCCTGGCATAGATGCAAAATATGTTCGAAATCCTTTGATTGCCCTTTTCGTTCCCAGGTTTCTAAGCCTTGCGCAGTCCATCCCATGGGATCGCTAACCGCAATGCCAATGCGTTTTGTTCCAATATCGAGGCAAAGTATTCTCATGTGATTTATTTGATTTTGCTTTCTTCTTTTTTCTCTTTTATGCTGCAGAAATGATTCGATACACTATGCACATTTCTGGAAAAGTCCAAGGAGTATTTTATCGTGCTTCCGCGCAAAAAATTGCACACTCTCTTTCGCTTATGGGCACCGTAAAAAACTTACCAAACGGAGATGTGGAAGTCGTCGCCGAAGGGGAAAAAGAAGCGCTTGATGAATTCTTTAGATGGTGTAAAGAAGGTCCCACTCAAGCTGAAGTAGATTCTGTCTCAAGAAAAATTTCTTCGGCTACTCAAGAGTTCACAGCATTCACCATTCTTCGCTAAAGGAGTCCACATGTTTTACCGAAATGCATTTTTCACTTTCTTTTTTTCACTTTGTTTCCTCTCTACACTTTCGTGTAGTTCTAACACTTCCCATTCTAGTGATGTGCTGGCAAACATAAATGGAGACACCATTACCGAGGCAGACTTGGAATTTTTGGCTGAAATTGATCCTCGCATAAAAGGCCAAATTGCAAACCCTTCTACGCGCGAACGTGTTTTGGCTGAACTTGTGAACCAATCATTGCTCTATCAAGAAGCCGTAAAAAAAGGGATGAACCGAGATCCAAAAGTAAAAAGGACGCTCGATTTTTACCGCCGCAACATTATCTCTAGCGCTTACTTAATTGGTGAAATTGAAAATGCTGCAAAAAAACATTACGAGGAGCATCAAGATGAATTTACTCATTTAGAATTAGCACACATCATGATCAGCTTTGAAGATACTACAAAAGATAAAAAAGCTGCTGCTGGAAAAGCTGAAGAAAATGCTTTGAATAAAATTAAAGCCATAAAAGCTCGTCTCGAAAAAGGTGAAGATTTCGCAACCCTTGCAAAAGAACTCAGCGACGACAACATCAGCAAGTCTCGCGGTGGACAACTTGGCCAAGCTTCAAAAAACGACCAACGCCTTGCGGCACGCGGCTTTGATCCCCTTGTGGAAAAAGCTTTCGAGATGAAAGTTGGCGAAGTTTCCGGCCCCATCAAAACGGCAAAAGGATATCATCTTATCACGGTCACCAAAGCTGCAGAACTTGCTCAGTTTGAAGAAGTGAAAGATCGTATTGCTTACCAAATTGGCGCAAACATAAAACTCGCTGAGATTGATAATCTTAAAAAGCAAGCTTCTGTTGTTTATCCCCAAGATGAAAAACGAAAAGCTGCTGCCGAGAAGGCTGCTGAAGCAAAAGATAAATCAGAAAACAAAGCCGCCTCAATTTCTCCTGCTGATATTCAAAAAAGTATTAAACTTAAGCAAAACCCCGACCAAAGCAAATCTGCCGAGAGCAAGTAAATATTTTTATCACAAAACAAAACCCCTGTCTGCATGAAGCAAACAGGGGTTTTTCTTTTTCAGTTGTTTTTTTTGTTATGATTCTGCTGGGCCGAAACGATATTCCATCTCATCGCCTACTTCAATTTTATGCTGTTTTACAAAACCTGCATTCACCTCAAGTACATATTTGTATGGCTTAGCGGAATGTAAAAGTTCAGTAGATTCCGGAACGGTGTTCTCGATGATGCTTACCACTTTCAAATCTTTTCCCACAAAAATAATATCCAGTGGAATAAAAGTATCTTTCATCCAAAAAGAATCTTCCACTTCTTGATCAAACACAAACCACATGCCGTTTTGCTGAGGAAGAGCTTCACGATTCATCAAGCCTTGTGCACGTTGCTCTGGTGTTTTTGCAACTTCAACGGTGACAGAGATAGTTTCATCAGCAGTTTTGATGGAGACCGTCGCAAGCGA is drawn from Deltaproteobacteria bacterium CG11_big_fil_rev_8_21_14_0_20_42_23 and contains these coding sequences:
- a CDS encoding Holliday junction resolvase RuvX, with translation MRILCLDIGTKRIGIAVSDPMGWTAQGLETWERKGQSKDFEHILHLCQEYEVKKIIVGSPLDAEGQKGKSALGIEQLQEKLRAFINQTLPQLEVQSYDERYSTAEAEERLIAANVSRAKRKKVIDKMAAVVILENYLRELESTDI
- a CDS encoding acylphosphatase codes for the protein MIRYTMHISGKVQGVFYRASAQKIAHSLSLMGTVKNLPNGDVEVVAEGEKEALDEFFRWCKEGPTQAEVDSVSRKISSATQEFTAFTILR